A region from the Veillonellales bacterium genome encodes:
- a CDS encoding M50 family metallopeptidase, giving the protein MRTGRIHGIQLVLNHWFLGLILLFTLMGLGGKVLVVFSAVLFHELAHALTAMALDFTVREIELLPFGGVARIDGLGQAGSGDEIKIAAAGPAASLVLAAVVYLSMQKLIGWGELLGFYYEVNVMLALFNLIPALPLDGGRILRAYLARQGNYNRATHIVVRISYFLCLILVGLAGYSYLSSGTINLTLFIAAVFLYVAGKKEQAVAGFRTLRLFAHKKAKLQRQGLMMTRQITALETARVKDVVQCFQAEYYYMVVVVDGKLRFCGMITETKIWEELPERGLYSRIGDLI; this is encoded by the coding sequence TTGCGGACCGGCAGGATACATGGGATCCAATTGGTTTTAAATCATTGGTTTTTAGGTTTGATTTTATTGTTTACTTTAATGGGGCTGGGTGGAAAGGTGCTGGTGGTGTTTAGTGCGGTATTGTTTCACGAATTGGCTCACGCATTAACTGCGATGGCACTTGACTTTACTGTAAGGGAAATTGAACTGTTGCCTTTTGGCGGTGTTGCCCGTATTGATGGTCTGGGGCAGGCCGGCTCAGGGGATGAAATCAAAATAGCGGCCGCCGGGCCAGCTGCCAGTCTGGTTTTGGCGGCCGTTGTATATTTAAGCATGCAAAAACTGATCGGGTGGGGAGAGTTACTGGGATTTTATTATGAAGTCAATGTTATGTTGGCATTGTTTAACCTTATTCCGGCGCTGCCTTTAGATGGCGGCCGCATTTTGCGTGCTTATCTGGCGCGGCAGGGAAATTATAATCGGGCTACGCATATAGTGGTTAGAATTAGTTATTTTCTCTGTTTGATACTGGTGGGCTTGGCTGGCTATAGCTATTTAAGCAGCGGTACTATTAATCTGACCTTATTTATTGCCGCTGTTTTTCTTTATGTGGCAGGGAAAAAGGAACAGGCTGTGGCCGGGTTTCGAACCCTGCGGCTATTTGCCCATAAAAAAGCAAAATTGCAGCGGCAAGGGTTGATGATGACAAGACAGATTACGGCGCTGGAGACGGCCAGAGTGAAGGATGTTGTCCAATGCTTTCAAGCCGAATACTACTATATGGTGGTGGTGGTGGATGGCAAGCTTCGCTTCTGCGGCATGATAACGGAAACGAAAATTTGGGAAGAGCTGCCGGAGCGGGGGTTATATAGCCGGATTGGCGATTTAATCTAG
- the rodA gene encoding rod shape-determining protein RodA, producing MLNRRLLRNLDYVTIVMTGLLILISLVIIGSATHVNAPSEDRYWYVQRQGIFAVVNIFIIFVMLHFDYRSLGRVANILYGINLVMLLAVMLVGQSALGAQRWIQLGPISIQPSEFSKLIMIISLANLLDKRAGKLNSFREIIPVFLYVGVPFLLVLKQPDLGTSLVFLAILFGMIFIAGISTRHLMIIFGAGIAVMPIFWHFLKDYQKKRLTVFIDPNVDPLGSGYHIIQSKIAIGSGMLFGKGLFGGTQSQLNFLPENHTDFIFAVIGEELGFVGAVLILLIYFVLLYRGIKIAGLARDNFGTLLATGITSMLTFHVLVNVGMTAGIMPVTGIPLPLMSYGVSALTTNMISIGILLNIYMRRQKILF from the coding sequence ATGCTGAATCGGCGGTTGTTAAGAAATCTGGACTATGTAACAATAGTGATGACCGGCTTACTGATTTTAATCAGTCTGGTTATTATCGGCAGTGCCACCCACGTGAATGCACCCAGTGAGGATCGGTACTGGTATGTGCAGCGCCAGGGTATCTTTGCAGTCGTTAACATTTTTATTATTTTTGTTATGCTGCATTTTGATTACCGATCATTAGGCAGAGTTGCCAATATTTTATATGGCATTAATTTGGTAATGCTGTTGGCCGTTATGCTTGTCGGGCAATCAGCCCTCGGGGCCCAGCGCTGGATTCAGCTTGGACCGATCAGCATCCAGCCGTCGGAGTTTTCCAAGCTGATTATGATTATTTCTTTGGCGAATCTTTTGGATAAACGTGCCGGGAAATTAAATTCTTTTCGCGAGATTATTCCGGTATTCCTTTATGTTGGCGTTCCTTTCCTGCTGGTATTAAAGCAGCCGGATCTGGGAACATCGCTGGTATTTCTGGCAATTTTATTTGGCATGATTTTTATTGCAGGGATCAGTACTCGGCATTTGATGATAATATTTGGTGCCGGAATTGCTGTTATGCCGATCTTTTGGCACTTTCTCAAAGATTATCAGAAAAAACGGTTGACAGTGTTTATTGATCCCAATGTGGATCCTTTAGGCTCCGGTTACCATATTATTCAATCCAAAATTGCTATCGGCTCCGGCATGCTGTTCGGCAAGGGATTGTTCGGCGGTACGCAAAGTCAGTTGAACTTTCTGCCGGAAAATCATACCGACTTTATTTTTGCCGTTATTGGCGAGGAACTGGGATTTGTCGGCGCGGTTTTGATATTACTGATTTATTTTGTCCTTTTATATCGGGGTATTAAGATTGCCGGCTTGGCCAGAGATAACTTCGGCACTTTGCTGGCTACGGGAATTACTTCCATGCTGACTTTTCATGTCTTGGTGAATGTCGGTATGACGGCGGGAATTATGCCGGTAACGGGAATCCCCCTGCCCCTTATGAGCTATGGAGTCAGCGCTTTGACAACAAATATGATCAGTATCGGCATTTTGTTAAATATATATATGCGGCGGCAGAAAATTTTGTTTTAA
- a CDS encoding M23 family metallopeptidase — translation MAKPWNRWQNHWETREPWQYRGEEDDYGWLKRSVTAILLFTVIYGAHVSDTRLGRAIDDGVHYVLTVDTDWGYLMSQAANYAPKDMDLSALKRVQTTVSQPADPLQYMSKPVTGKITAKYGWQQHPVLKQEMMHEGIDFAVPLGTSVRASAPGQVKMITDSAQFGKVLILQHSQAVETLYGHLGEVLVQPDDMVSQGQVVAKVGKTGMTSGPLLYFEVRENGKAVDPLTRLKGDFPVEERK, via the coding sequence ATGGCAAAACCGTGGAATCGATGGCAAAATCACTGGGAAACCAGGGAGCCCTGGCAGTACCGGGGAGAAGAAGATGACTACGGCTGGCTGAAACGGTCGGTAACGGCGATCTTGCTTTTTACTGTAATTTATGGGGCGCATGTGTCGGATACCCGCCTGGGCCGCGCCATTGACGACGGAGTTCACTATGTATTGACGGTGGACACCGATTGGGGCTATTTAATGAGTCAGGCAGCGAATTATGCCCCCAAGGATATGGATTTATCGGCGTTAAAGCGAGTTCAAACCACAGTTTCCCAGCCGGCCGATCCTTTGCAGTATATGAGTAAGCCGGTCACCGGTAAAATTACGGCGAAGTATGGCTGGCAGCAGCATCCGGTTTTAAAACAAGAGATGATGCACGAGGGAATTGATTTTGCAGTACCATTAGGCACCAGTGTACGGGCCAGTGCGCCGGGACAGGTTAAAATGATTACCGACAGCGCTCAGTTCGGCAAAGTGCTGATTCTTCAACACAGCCAGGCAGTAGAAACTTTGTATGGGCATTTGGGGGAGGTATTGGTGCAGCCTGATGATATGGTGAGTCAGGGACAGGTAGTGGCCAAAGTCGGCAAGACGGGAATGACTTCCGGTCCCCTGCTCTATTTTGAGGTTCGGGAAAATGGAAAAGCCGTGGATCCATTAACCCGGCTGAAAGGCGATTTTCCGGTCGAAGAGAGGAAGTGA
- the minD gene encoding septum site-determining protein MinD, whose protein sequence is MGEVIVITSGKGGVGKTTTTANLGTGFALMGKKVVLVDADIGLRNLDVVMGLENRIVYDLVDVTEGNCRLKQALIRDKRYETLYLLPAAQTRDKTAVNPDQMRLLCQDLAQEFDYVLIDCPAGIEQGFKNAIAGADRAIIVTTPEVSAVRDADRIIGLLESEGKSNPKLIVNRIRPQMVKKGDMMDIDDIIEILAVDLLGIIPEDEYIVISTNRGEPAITNPVSTASTAYKNIVRRLMGENVPLMTFEVHDGFFDKLKRIFGF, encoded by the coding sequence ATGGGTGAGGTAATTGTTATAACTTCAGGCAAAGGCGGTGTTGGCAAGACAACGACAACTGCCAATCTGGGTACCGGTTTCGCTTTAATGGGGAAAAAAGTTGTATTGGTGGATGCCGATATCGGGCTGCGTAATCTAGATGTGGTTATGGGGCTGGAGAATCGCATTGTGTATGATCTTGTGGATGTGACCGAAGGAAACTGCCGTTTGAAGCAGGCTTTAATTCGGGACAAGCGTTATGAGACACTTTATTTGCTGCCGGCTGCCCAGACCAGGGATAAAACTGCCGTCAATCCCGATCAGATGCGGTTGCTGTGCCAGGATTTGGCTCAGGAGTTTGATTACGTTCTTATCGATTGTCCTGCCGGGATTGAACAAGGTTTTAAAAATGCTATTGCCGGCGCCGACCGAGCCATTATTGTGACTACGCCGGAAGTTTCGGCGGTTCGTGATGCGGATCGAATCATCGGCTTGCTGGAGTCGGAAGGGAAAAGCAATCCTAAATTGATTGTCAATCGCATCCGGCCTCAGATGGTAAAAAAAGGGGACATGATGGATATTGACGATATTATCGAAATTTTGGCGGTCGATTTATTAGGAATCATTCCGGAAGATGAGTATATTGTCATTTCCACCAACCGGGGAGAACCGGCCATTACCAATCCGGTTTCGACGGCGAGTACTGCCTATAAAAACATTGTCCGCCGGCTGATGGGAGAGAATGTTCCCTTAATGACTTTTGAGGTTCATGACGGATTCTTCGATAAACTGAAAAGAATATTTGGATTTTAG
- the minE gene encoding cell division topological specificity factor MinE has product MLELIRKLFAKESVGSKDIAKERLRLVLVHDRVNVSPQFMEVLKDDMIRVISNYMEINEKDMEVNLTNTKTSVALIANIPVNRMKRGVISDD; this is encoded by the coding sequence GTGCTTGAGCTAATACGAAAATTGTTCGCTAAGGAGTCAGTCGGCTCGAAAGATATTGCGAAGGAACGTCTCCGCCTGGTATTGGTTCATGACCGGGTCAATGTATCGCCGCAGTTTATGGAAGTCCTCAAAGATGATATGATCAGAGTGATTTCAAACTACATGGAGATCAACGAGAAGGATATGGAAGTGAATCTTACCAATACCAAAACATCAGTGGCACTGATTGCCAATATTCCGGTAAACCGGATGAAGCGGGGTGTTATTTCCGATGATTAA
- a CDS encoding TIGR03960 family B12-binding radical SAM protein — translation MITLDPAILSRVAKPGRYTGNEWNSIIKDPSQVGITVALALPDVYEVGMSNLGLKILYQIINNRPDAAAERVYAPWVDMEAEMRRYHIPLFTLESKRPVQHCDIIGFSLQYELSYSNVLNMLDLSGIPLLAADREDKFPLVIGGGPCAFNPEPVAAFFDCFVIGEGEEVMEEVIETAADWKKAGKAGGRTALLKQLAGLKGIYVPSLYSVSYAADGTAAKAAVNCPEAKPVIAKRVIRDLNQVEFATRPVVPYLDIVHDRIMLELFRGCTRGCRFCQAGVIYRPVRERRPEILLQLAQELVDSTGYNEMSLTSLSSADYSCLHQLVQALIERFKEQGVSVSLPSLRIDSFSVQLAQEVQQVRKSGLTFAPEAGTQRLRDVINKGVTEENLMTAVGAAFGAGWSAVKLYFMIGLPTETDEDIEGIAALAYRVLDLYKTVKGRRGAKVTVSVSSFVPKPHTPFQWFGQNSPAELERKQQLLKSRLRDRNISFNWHDTRTSLLEGVFARGDRSLSQVILAAWQHGAKFDGWSEHFKSDVWLEAFRSAGLDPYFYAGRERKPDEIFPWEHITCGVDKTYLQEEYQRALAGAATGDCRRDDCRGCGVCPGLGVEVLDWGEQANG, via the coding sequence ATGATTACGCTTGATCCCGCTATTTTAAGCCGGGTAGCCAAACCGGGACGTTATACCGGTAATGAATGGAACAGCATCATCAAGGATCCGTCCCAGGTGGGGATTACTGTGGCACTGGCATTGCCGGATGTATATGAAGTCGGTATGTCAAATCTGGGTCTGAAAATTTTATATCAAATTATCAATAACCGGCCGGATGCCGCGGCAGAAAGGGTTTATGCGCCATGGGTGGATATGGAGGCGGAAATGCGACGGTATCATATTCCGCTGTTTACCCTGGAAAGTAAGCGGCCGGTGCAGCATTGCGATATCATCGGATTTTCGCTTCAGTACGAGCTAAGTTATTCCAACGTACTCAATATGCTGGATTTATCCGGCATTCCCCTGCTGGCAGCCGACAGGGAAGACAAGTTTCCTTTGGTGATTGGCGGCGGTCCCTGCGCGTTTAATCCTGAACCGGTGGCGGCTTTTTTTGACTGTTTCGTGATCGGCGAGGGCGAAGAAGTGATGGAGGAAGTGATTGAAACAGCAGCGGATTGGAAAAAAGCAGGCAAAGCAGGCGGCCGCACGGCTTTATTAAAACAATTGGCCGGTTTGAAAGGAATTTATGTACCATCATTATACAGCGTCAGTTATGCTGCTGATGGTACGGCAGCGAAGGCTGCGGTCAACTGCCCGGAAGCAAAGCCGGTGATTGCCAAACGGGTGATCCGGGACTTGAATCAGGTGGAATTCGCCACCCGGCCGGTAGTTCCTTACCTGGACATTGTGCATGACCGGATTATGCTGGAATTATTTCGTGGCTGCACTCGAGGCTGCCGTTTTTGTCAGGCGGGGGTTATTTATCGCCCGGTCAGGGAAAGACGGCCGGAAATTCTGCTGCAGCTGGCTCAGGAACTGGTTGATAGCACCGGATATAATGAAATGTCCCTGACCTCGCTGAGCTCGGCCGATTATTCTTGCTTGCATCAGCTTGTTCAAGCCTTAATTGAAAGATTTAAAGAGCAGGGGGTCAGCGTGTCGCTGCCGTCACTGCGAATTGACAGTTTTTCCGTGCAGTTGGCCCAGGAAGTGCAGCAGGTTCGTAAAAGCGGGCTGACGTTTGCGCCGGAAGCGGGTACACAGCGTCTGCGGGACGTAATCAACAAAGGGGTAACGGAAGAAAATTTGATGACTGCGGTGGGAGCTGCTTTTGGCGCCGGCTGGTCGGCCGTAAAGCTTTATTTTATGATTGGCCTGCCGACAGAGACCGATGAGGATATTGAGGGGATTGCTGCATTGGCTTACCGGGTGCTTGATTTGTACAAGACGGTCAAAGGGCGCCGGGGTGCTAAAGTAACGGTCAGTGTGTCTTCTTTTGTTCCTAAGCCCCATACCCCGTTTCAGTGGTTTGGACAAAACTCTCCTGCCGAGCTGGAAAGAAAGCAGCAGTTATTAAAATCACGGCTGAGAGACCGGAATATTTCCTTCAACTGGCATGATACCCGGACCAGTTTATTGGAAGGGGTATTTGCCAGAGGCGACCGGAGCCTTTCCCAGGTGATTCTGGCTGCCTGGCAGCATGGCGCTAAATTTGACGGCTGGTCGGAGCACTTTAAAAGTGATGTTTGGCTGGAAGCTTTTCGGTCTGCCGGACTGGATCCTTATTTTTATGCCGGGAGAGAGCGGAAACCTGATGAAATTTTCCCGTGGGAGCATATTACCTGCGGTGTGGACAAGACCTATTTGCAGGAAGAATATCAGCGGGCACTGGCCGGAGCGGCAACGGGTGACTGCCGGCGGGATGATTGCCGGGGTTGCGGTGTTTGCCCGGGTCTGGGAGTAGAGGTATTGGATTGGGGGGAGCAGGCCAATGGCTAA